Proteins encoded in a region of the Gulosibacter sediminis genome:
- a CDS encoding DNA gyrase/topoisomerase IV subunit A, with translation MATGANGERIEDVDVSSEMQGSYLEYAYSVIYSRALPDARDGLKPVQRRILYQMTEMGLRPDRGHVKSARVVGDVMGKLHPHGDSAIYDALVRLAQPFVQRVPLVDGHGNFGSLDDGPAAPRYTEARLTAAALALTESLDEDVVDFVPNYDNSLQQPEVLPSAWPNLLVNGASGIAVGMATNMAPHNLGEVISAARHLLAHPDATLEELMEHVPGPDLPGGARIVGLDGVRDAYANGRGSFTMRATASIEHVTARRLGIVVTELPYLVGPEKVIEKIKQGVQSKKLAGISQVTDLTDRKSGLKLVIELKTGFAPEAVLEQLYRHTPLEDSFHINNVAIVDTAPKTLGLREMLDVYLKHRISAVRRRSQFRLNKHKDRLHLVDGLLIALVDIDEVIEIIRSSDDAEAARSRLMLVFDLSERQAEYILELRLRRLTKFSRIELETEADELRRKIAELEALLADEQLLRQAVSQELADTSDQFATPRRTVLIADDTEIRAAKQSAKSGEVSLQSSDDPTRVIFSASGRILRVNVAEDEPFVRPKRRTKHDAILAEISTTTLSDIGAVTNRGIVYRMTAVSLPAAPASSVLLTGGVVARDYFGITDKTERIVGLVPLSVSTPLAIGTRNGVVKRVNPAEWGKQHELSAIALKGDDEVVGAARADDADDLVFVTSDAQLLRFAASNVRPQGIGAGGMAGVRLSDGARVIGFSVVTEAQRDDAVVVTIAEPPSDEALFADVEGSAKLTPLAEYPAKGRGTGGVRAQRFVRGESALAVGWVGPSPAHANAKDGAIRQLPEPVARRDASGTKLEGTVAYVGRAMGEPA, from the coding sequence ATGGCGACGGGCGCAAACGGCGAACGCATTGAAGACGTTGACGTCTCGAGTGAGATGCAGGGATCGTACCTCGAGTACGCCTACTCGGTCATCTACTCACGCGCGCTGCCCGACGCCCGCGACGGCCTCAAGCCAGTGCAGCGGCGCATCCTCTACCAGATGACCGAGATGGGCCTGCGGCCCGACCGCGGGCACGTGAAGTCGGCCCGCGTCGTCGGCGACGTCATGGGCAAGCTGCACCCGCACGGCGACTCGGCGATCTACGACGCGCTCGTGCGCCTCGCGCAGCCCTTCGTGCAGCGAGTGCCGCTCGTCGACGGCCACGGTAACTTCGGCTCGCTCGATGACGGCCCCGCGGCGCCCCGTTACACGGAGGCCCGCCTCACCGCCGCGGCACTCGCCCTCACCGAATCGCTCGACGAAGACGTCGTCGACTTCGTGCCGAACTACGACAACTCGCTGCAGCAGCCCGAGGTGCTGCCCTCGGCGTGGCCAAACCTGCTCGTCAACGGTGCCTCCGGCATCGCCGTCGGCATGGCGACGAACATGGCGCCCCACAACCTCGGCGAGGTGATCTCGGCCGCGCGGCACCTGCTCGCGCATCCCGATGCCACGCTCGAGGAACTCATGGAGCATGTGCCGGGCCCCGACCTGCCGGGCGGCGCCCGCATCGTCGGCCTCGACGGCGTGCGCGACGCCTACGCGAACGGCCGCGGCTCGTTCACGATGCGTGCGACGGCCTCGATCGAGCACGTCACGGCGCGCCGCCTCGGCATCGTCGTGACCGAACTGCCCTACCTGGTCGGCCCCGAGAAGGTCATCGAGAAGATCAAGCAGGGCGTGCAGTCGAAGAAGCTCGCCGGCATCTCGCAGGTGACCGACCTCACCGACCGCAAGTCGGGCCTCAAGCTCGTCATCGAGCTCAAGACCGGCTTTGCGCCCGAGGCGGTGCTCGAGCAGCTGTACCGGCACACGCCGCTCGAAGACTCGTTCCACATCAACAACGTCGCGATCGTCGACACCGCGCCGAAGACGCTCGGCCTGCGCGAGATGCTCGACGTCTATCTCAAGCACCGCATCAGCGCCGTGCGGCGCCGCAGCCAGTTCCGCCTCAACAAGCACAAGGACCGCCTGCACCTCGTCGACGGCCTACTCATCGCGCTCGTCGACATCGACGAGGTCATCGAGATCATCAGGTCGTCCGACGATGCCGAGGCGGCGCGCAGCCGACTCATGCTCGTCTTTGACCTCTCGGAGCGCCAGGCCGAGTACATCCTCGAGCTGCGCCTGCGTCGCCTCACGAAGTTCTCCCGCATCGAACTCGAGACCGAGGCCGACGAGCTGCGCCGCAAGATCGCCGAGCTCGAGGCGCTCCTCGCCGACGAGCAGCTGCTGCGCCAGGCGGTCAGCCAGGAGCTGGCCGACACGTCCGACCAGTTTGCGACCCCGCGCCGCACCGTGCTCATCGCCGACGACACCGAGATTCGCGCGGCCAAGCAGAGCGCGAAGTCAGGCGAGGTGTCGCTGCAGTCGAGCGACGACCCGACGCGAGTCATCTTCTCAGCGAGTGGACGCATCCTGCGCGTCAACGTGGCCGAGGACGAGCCGTTTGTGCGCCCGAAACGCCGCACAAAGCACGACGCGATTCTCGCCGAGATCTCGACCACGACGCTGAGCGACATCGGTGCCGTGACGAACCGCGGCATTGTCTACCGCATGACCGCCGTGTCGCTACCCGCCGCGCCCGCCAGCTCGGTGCTGCTCACGGGCGGCGTCGTGGCCCGTGACTACTTCGGCATCACCGACAAGACCGAGCGCATCGTGGGCCTCGTGCCGTTGAGCGTGTCGACCCCGCTCGCGATCGGCACCCGCAACGGCGTCGTCAAGCGCGTCAACCCCGCGGAGTGGGGCAAGCAGCACGAGCTCTCGGCCATCGCGCTCAAGGGCGATGACGAGGTCGTGGGCGCCGCGCGCGCCGACGACGCCGACGACCTCGTGTTCGTCACCTCGGATGCGCAGCTGCTGCGGTTCGCGGCCTCGAACGTGCGCCCGCAGGGCATCGGCGCGGGCGGCATGGCCGGCGTTCGCCTCAGCGACGGCGCGCGCGTCATTGGTTTCTCGGTCGTGACCGAGGCGCAGCGCGACGATGCCGTCGTCGTGACCATCGCCGAGCCGCCGAGCGACGAGGCGCTGTTTGCCGACGTCGAGGGCAGCGCGAAGCTCACGCCGCTCGCCGAATACCCGGCAAAGGGCCGCGGCACGGGCGGCGTTCGCGCGCAGCGCTTCGTGCGGGGCGAATCCGCCCTCGCGGTCGGCTGGGTCGGCCCCAGCCCCGCGCACGCGAACGCGAAGGACGGCGCGATCCGCCAGCTCCCCGAACCGGTGGCCCGCCGGGATGCGTCGGGCACCAAGCTTGAGGGCACGGTTGCGTACGTGGGCCGCGCGATGGGCGAGCCCGCCTAG
- a CDS encoding enoyl-CoA hydratase/isomerase family protein, with product MITTLTTERVTEIVLDAPERLNSLGFGDLVELAAAIRTAASTVDSGEIGALVLRGEGRAFCAGRDISGVDPAEDDVIGYLEGGVEAVMRALSEFPAPTFAAVQGACLGVGLGLALACDVVYVAERAKLGSPFANLGATLDSGGHWLFTERLGPHRTLDLIYTAEFMSGREAVEQGLFSRWVADDELLEFTRTRAAKAASGARLAFNASKELVQQIRDQRVGLWKSMSAETHAQAELCATEDYREGFASFQEKRRPTFTGR from the coding sequence GTGATTACGACCCTGACCACCGAGCGCGTGACCGAGATTGTCTTGGATGCGCCCGAGCGGCTCAATTCGCTCGGCTTCGGCGACCTCGTGGAGCTCGCGGCGGCGATCCGGACGGCGGCCTCGACCGTCGACTCGGGTGAGATCGGCGCGCTCGTGCTGCGCGGCGAGGGCCGCGCGTTCTGCGCCGGGCGCGACATCTCGGGCGTCGACCCGGCCGAAGACGACGTCATCGGCTACCTCGAGGGTGGCGTTGAGGCGGTCATGCGGGCGCTCAGCGAGTTTCCCGCCCCCACCTTCGCCGCGGTACAGGGTGCCTGCCTCGGCGTCGGGCTCGGGCTCGCGCTCGCGTGCGACGTCGTCTACGTCGCCGAGCGGGCGAAGCTCGGCTCGCCGTTCGCGAACCTCGGGGCGACGCTCGACTCGGGCGGGCATTGGCTGTTCACGGAGCGCCTAGGGCCGCACCGCACCCTCGACCTCATCTATACGGCCGAGTTCATGAGCGGTCGCGAGGCCGTCGAGCAGGGGCTGTTCAGTCGTTGGGTGGCCGACGACGAGCTGCTCGAGTTCACTCGGACGCGCGCCGCAAAGGCGGCGTCGGGGGCCCGGCTCGCGTTCAACGCATCGAAGGAGCTCGTGCAGCAGATCCGCGACCAGCGCGTCGGACTGTGGAAATCGATGTCGGCAGAAACCCACGCGCAGGCCGAGCTGTGCGCTACCGAGGACTACCGCGAGGGTTTCGCGTCGTTCCAGGAGAAACGCAGGCCCACCTTCACGGGCCGCTGA
- the paaE gene encoding 1,2-phenylacetyl-CoA epoxidase subunit PaaE, whose amino-acid sequence MTATNLNKSDSSAGEGAGTGKRRAKFHPLEVSQVRRLTDSAVEVSFAVPAELQAEYDYVAGQYVALRAEIDGTEIRRSYSICEAPTPGVLKVGIKKDLGGVFSTWANEELKAGETLEVMSPQGAFISQHRLTGMNDAEAVSGEALAAGRTHFVAAAAGSGITPILAIAKTLLAHPETTLDLIYANRAASEVMFLEELADLKDRYPSRLAIHHVLSREQRQAPIYSGRIDADRLEQIFTHLIDVDKVDEWFLCGPFELVQLIRDELEGRNVPAAKVRFELFSTGQPGEGAQGSAGRPVEVDPEGENFEISFQLDGLTGDVKSPKSARETVLNAALRVRADVPFACAGGVCGTCRAKVTEGTVDMAENYALEADDVERGYVLTCQSRPTSDRVAVDFDA is encoded by the coding sequence ATGACTGCTACGAATCTCAACAAATCCGACTCTTCGGCCGGCGAAGGCGCCGGCACGGGCAAGCGTCGCGCCAAGTTTCACCCGCTCGAGGTGTCGCAGGTTCGCAGGCTTACCGACAGCGCCGTCGAGGTGAGCTTCGCCGTGCCGGCCGAACTGCAGGCCGAGTACGACTACGTCGCGGGCCAGTACGTCGCCCTGCGCGCCGAGATCGACGGCACCGAGATCCGCCGCAGCTATTCGATCTGCGAGGCGCCCACGCCTGGCGTGCTCAAGGTGGGTATTAAGAAGGACCTCGGCGGCGTCTTCTCGACGTGGGCGAACGAGGAGCTCAAGGCGGGGGAGACGCTCGAGGTGATGAGCCCCCAGGGCGCCTTCATCTCGCAGCACCGCCTCACCGGTATGAACGATGCCGAGGCCGTTTCGGGCGAGGCGCTCGCGGCTGGGCGCACGCACTTCGTCGCGGCCGCGGCGGGCTCGGGCATCACACCGATCCTCGCGATTGCGAAGACGCTGCTCGCGCATCCCGAAACCACCCTCGACCTCATCTACGCGAACCGGGCGGCGAGCGAGGTGATGTTCCTCGAGGAACTCGCCGACCTGAAGGACCGCTACCCCTCGCGTCTCGCGATCCACCACGTCCTCTCGCGCGAGCAGCGCCAGGCGCCGATCTACTCGGGGCGTATCGACGCCGACCGACTCGAGCAGATCTTCACGCACCTCATCGACGTCGACAAAGTCGACGAGTGGTTCCTCTGCGGGCCGTTCGAGCTCGTGCAACTCATCCGGGATGAGCTCGAGGGTCGCAATGTGCCGGCCGCGAAGGTGCGCTTCGAGCTGTTCTCGACCGGTCAGCCGGGCGAGGGCGCGCAGGGCAGCGCCGGTCGACCGGTCGAGGTCGACCCCGAGGGCGAGAACTTCGAGATCAGCTTCCAGCTCGACGGCCTCACCGGCGACGTGAAGTCGCCGAAGTCGGCGCGCGAGACGGTGCTCAACGCGGCGCTGCGCGTGCGCGCCGACGTGCCCTTCGCCTGCGCCGGGGGCGTCTGTGGCACGTGCCGCGCCAAGGTCACCGAGGGCACCGTCGACATGGCCGAGAACTACGCGCTCGAGGCCGACGACGTCGAGCGCGGCTACGTGCTCACCTGCCAGTCGCGACCGACGAGCGATCGCGTCGCCGTGGACTTCGACGCCTAG
- the paaD gene encoding 1,2-phenylacetyl-CoA epoxidase subunit PaaD codes for MNTQVHPHTSTRPLDARAGAVWDIAAQVADPEIPVLSIADLGILRDALVADDGTAQVIITPTYSGCPAMGTIKQDLLHALESAGYADPEVVLVLAPAWSTDWITDEGKRKLAEYGIAPPSGQSAVGAQRGATRLSLSVRCPRCGSIQTNELSRFGSTSCKALYQCAECKEPFDYFKVH; via the coding sequence ATGAACACTCAGGTGCATCCCCACACTTCGACGAGGCCGCTCGACGCGCGCGCGGGCGCCGTCTGGGACATCGCGGCGCAGGTCGCCGACCCCGAGATCCCGGTGCTCTCGATCGCCGATCTCGGGATCCTGCGCGACGCGCTCGTCGCCGACGACGGCACGGCCCAGGTCATCATCACGCCCACCTATTCGGGCTGCCCCGCGATGGGCACGATCAAGCAGGACCTCCTGCACGCGCTTGAGTCGGCGGGCTACGCCGACCCCGAGGTGGTGCTCGTGCTGGCGCCGGCCTGGAGCACTGACTGGATTACCGATGAAGGCAAGCGAAAGCTCGCCGAGTACGGCATCGCGCCGCCGTCGGGTCAGTCGGCCGTCGGCGCTCAGCGTGGCGCGACGCGGCTCTCGCTGTCGGTGCGCTGCCCTCGCTGCGGGTCGATCCAAACCAATGAACTCAGCCGCTTCGGCTCCACCTCCTGCAAGGCGCTCTACCAGTGCGCCGAATGCAAGGAGCCCTTCGATTACTTCAAGGTGCACTAA
- the paaC gene encoding 1,2-phenylacetyl-CoA epoxidase subunit PaaC, translating to MSGSGFDSATLISAGYALTSEELIQRDVKASEDVAQYALRLGDDALILAQRNLWWVARAPELEEDIALSNIALDLLGHARVLLTYAGSAWGKSEDDLAYFREEEEFRSLHLVELESEDFGRTIARQLVWAHYGFELFTRLSQSQDEILAAIAQKAAKEYDYHVDHAEQWTLRLGIGTEEANARLQAGLDHIAPYLDELFEDEELHDRLEGIAPRPSELREPVMSRVTSVLAEAGLTLPEVPQALTGGRRGEHREALGYLLAEMQVLARKHPGASW from the coding sequence ATGAGCGGCTCGGGCTTTGATTCCGCGACCCTCATCTCGGCCGGCTATGCGCTCACGAGCGAGGAGCTCATCCAGCGCGACGTCAAGGCGAGCGAAGATGTCGCGCAGTACGCGCTTCGCCTCGGCGACGATGCGCTGATCCTTGCGCAGCGCAACCTCTGGTGGGTCGCCCGCGCTCCCGAGCTCGAGGAGGACATCGCGCTGAGCAACATCGCGCTCGACCTGCTCGGTCACGCGCGCGTGCTGCTCACCTACGCCGGCAGTGCGTGGGGCAAGAGCGAGGATGATCTCGCCTACTTCCGCGAGGAAGAGGAGTTCCGCAGCCTCCACCTCGTCGAGCTCGAGAGCGAAGACTTCGGCCGCACGATCGCCCGCCAGCTGGTGTGGGCGCACTACGGCTTCGAACTGTTCACCCGCCTGTCGCAGTCGCAGGATGAGATTCTCGCGGCCATCGCGCAGAAGGCCGCGAAGGAGTACGACTACCACGTCGACCACGCCGAGCAGTGGACGCTGCGACTCGGCATCGGCACGGAGGAGGCGAACGCGCGCCTGCAGGCCGGGCTCGATCACATCGCGCCGTACCTCGACGAGCTGTTCGAAGACGAGGAGCTGCACGATCGCCTCGAGGGCATCGCGCCGCGACCGTCCGAGCTGCGCGAGCCCGTCATGTCGCGCGTGACCTCGGTTCTGGCCGAGGCCGGCCTGACGCTGCCCGAGGTGCCACAGGCACTCACCGGTGGCCGCCGCGGCGAGCACCGCGAGGCGCTCGGTTACCTCCTCGCCGAGATGCAGGTGCTTGCACGGAAGCACCCCGGCGCGAGCTGGTAG
- the paaB gene encoding 1,2-phenylacetyl-CoA epoxidase subunit PaaB: protein MSETTESVQPAGRNEWPLWEVFVRSSRGLSHVHAGSLHAPDEHMALRNARDLYTRRNEGVSLWVVRSTDITASDPDHKDSYFESSQGKNFRHATYYTKSEGVKHL, encoded by the coding sequence ATGTCCGAAACGACCGAATCCGTTCAGCCCGCGGGCCGCAACGAGTGGCCGCTGTGGGAAGTGTTCGTCCGTTCGTCGCGTGGCCTGAGCCACGTGCACGCCGGCTCGCTGCACGCGCCCGACGAACACATGGCCCTGCGCAACGCGCGCGACCTCTACACCCGCCGCAACGAGGGCGTTTCGCTCTGGGTGGTGCGCAGCACCGACATCACCGCGAGTGACCCCGACCACAAGGACTCCTACTTTGAGTCGTCGCAGGGCAAGAACTTTCGCCACGCGACCTACTACACAAAGTCCGAAGGGGTGAAGCACCTATGA
- the paaA gene encoding 1,2-phenylacetyl-CoA epoxidase subunit PaaA yields MTNNVTELPGRDDLDLERAQAYFDQLIADDSRVEPADWMPDAYRKTLTRQMAQHAHSEIIGMQPEANWITRAPSLKRKAILTAKVQDEAGHGLYLYSAAETLGTPRDVMTEQLISGKAKYSSIFNYPARTWADMGAIGWLVDGAAICNQVPLCRCSYGPYGRAMVRICKEESFHQRQGWEILYSLSNGTAAQKQMAQEAVNRLYGPALQMFGPPDDQSPNSQQSMDWNIKRFSNDVLRQRFVDMIVPQAEALGLTLPDPDLKWNEERGHYDFGELDWTEFFDVIKGHGPANAQRLARRKEAHENGAWVREAAAAYAAKQAEAATRVA; encoded by the coding sequence GTGACGAACAATGTGACCGAGCTGCCCGGCCGCGATGACCTCGACCTCGAGCGGGCGCAGGCCTATTTTGACCAGCTCATCGCCGATGACTCGCGCGTCGAGCCGGCCGACTGGATGCCCGACGCCTATCGCAAGACCCTCACTCGCCAGATGGCGCAGCACGCGCACTCCGAGATCATCGGCATGCAGCCGGAGGCAAACTGGATCACCCGTGCCCCGTCGCTGAAGCGCAAGGCGATCCTCACCGCGAAGGTGCAGGACGAAGCTGGCCACGGTCTCTACCTCTACTCGGCGGCGGAAACGCTCGGCACCCCGCGCGATGTCATGACCGAACAGCTCATCTCGGGCAAAGCGAAGTATTCTTCGATCTTCAACTACCCGGCTCGCACCTGGGCGGACATGGGCGCGATCGGCTGGCTCGTTGACGGCGCCGCGATCTGCAACCAGGTGCCGCTGTGCCGCTGCTCGTACGGCCCGTACGGCCGGGCGATGGTGCGCATCTGCAAGGAAGAGTCGTTCCACCAGCGCCAGGGCTGGGAGATCCTCTACTCGCTCTCGAATGGCACGGCCGCGCAGAAGCAGATGGCGCAGGAGGCCGTGAACCGCCTCTATGGCCCCGCGCTGCAGATGTTCGGCCCGCCCGACGACCAGTCGCCGAACTCGCAGCAGTCAATGGACTGGAACATCAAGCGCTTCTCGAACGACGTACTGCGACAGCGTTTCGTTGACATGATCGTGCCGCAGGCCGAGGCGCTCGGCCTCACGCTGCCCGATCCCGACCTCAAGTGGAACGAAGAGCGCGGCCACTACGACTTCGGCGAGCTCGACTGGACCGAGTTCTTCGATGTCATCAAGGGTCACGGCCCGGCGAACGCGCAGCGCCTCGCCCGCCGCAAGGAGGCGCACGAGAACGGCGCCTGGGTGCGCGAGGCCGCCGCGGCCTACGCCGCGAAGCAGGCCGAAGCCGCCACCCGCGTGGCCTAG
- a CDS encoding PaaI family thioesterase: MSQAPSPTTSNSAVESTPTFDELASSHRILQDDSASKWMGIRVLSYEPGRVEIAMELRQEMLNGFGIAHGGMVFAFADTAFALACNPPEDDGTITVAQGVDINFLRQAKQGQTLTARAAMQHQARSGICDIEIFAQGPDDTEAQRIALFRGRCRTIRKPE; encoded by the coding sequence ATGTCCCAGGCACCGTCGCCGACCACCAGCAATTCCGCTGTCGAATCCACCCCGACGTTCGACGAGCTCGCGTCCTCCCACCGCATCCTGCAGGACGATTCTGCGAGCAAGTGGATGGGCATTCGCGTGCTCTCGTACGAGCCCGGCCGGGTCGAAATCGCGATGGAGCTTCGCCAGGAGATGCTCAATGGTTTTGGGATCGCCCACGGCGGCATGGTGTTCGCGTTCGCCGACACGGCGTTCGCTCTTGCGTGCAATCCACCCGAGGACGACGGCACCATCACGGTCGCGCAGGGAGTCGACATCAACTTCCTCCGCCAGGCGAAGCAGGGGCAAACCCTCACCGCTCGCGCCGCGATGCAGCACCAGGCCCGAAGCGGCATCTGCGATATCGAGATCTTCGCGCAGGGCCCCGACGACACCGAGGCACAACGCATCGCCCTCTTCCGCGGCCGCTGTCGGACCATCCGTAAGCCCGAGTAG
- the paaK gene encoding phenylacetate--CoA ligase PaaK, whose protein sequence is MDQKFDLDTLDPEEQLSREELEALQLERLKWTVRHAYENVPMYRKKFDEAGVTPDDLQELADLAKFPFTTKEDLRENYPFGTFAVPMEQVRRVHASSGTTGRPTVVGYTEGDLDRWARAVARVMRLAGARKGDIVHNAYGYGLFTGGLGAHAGIEAAGLTVVPMSGGQTSRQIQMIQDFKPRIIMCTPSYLLTILDAMHREGLDARDTSLEIAILGAEPWSEQMRAEIERGFDLKAIDIYGLSELMGPGMAGEWVEHQDGSTIWEDLFRPEIVDKDDLTKVLPDGEIGELVFTSLTKEAMPIIRYRTKDLSTLLPGDARPNMRRMKKVATRTDDMIILRGVNMFPSQIEELALGQQALSPYYHLELTRPKRMDELTVVIERRPEYTMAEAQACGEHLRHDIKIRIGSSVRIHVVDPNTVARSEGKAKRIFDYRDRPQSELPDHYRPLTR, encoded by the coding sequence GTGGACCAGAAATTTGACCTCGACACGCTCGACCCCGAAGAGCAGCTGAGCCGTGAGGAGCTCGAAGCACTGCAACTTGAGCGCCTCAAGTGGACCGTGCGTCACGCATACGAGAACGTCCCGATGTACCGCAAGAAGTTCGACGAGGCTGGCGTCACGCCCGACGACCTGCAGGAGCTCGCCGACCTCGCGAAGTTCCCCTTCACGACGAAGGAAGACCTCCGCGAGAACTACCCGTTCGGCACGTTCGCCGTGCCGATGGAGCAGGTGCGCCGCGTGCACGCATCGTCGGGCACGACCGGGCGCCCGACCGTGGTCGGCTACACCGAGGGCGACCTCGACCGCTGGGCTCGCGCCGTCGCCCGCGTCATGCGGCTCGCCGGTGCCCGCAAGGGTGACATCGTCCACAACGCCTATGGCTACGGCCTGTTCACCGGCGGCCTCGGGGCTCACGCCGGCATCGAAGCGGCGGGCCTCACGGTCGTGCCGATGTCGGGCGGCCAGACCTCCCGGCAGATCCAGATGATTCAGGACTTCAAGCCGCGCATCATCATGTGCACGCCCTCGTACCTGCTCACCATCCTCGACGCGATGCACAGGGAGGGCCTCGACGCCCGCGACACCTCGCTCGAGATCGCGATCCTCGGCGCCGAGCCGTGGAGCGAGCAGATGCGCGCCGAGATCGAGCGCGGCTTCGACCTCAAGGCCATCGACATCTACGGTCTGTCTGAGCTCATGGGCCCCGGCATGGCGGGCGAGTGGGTCGAGCACCAGGATGGCTCGACGATCTGGGAGGACCTCTTCCGCCCCGAGATCGTCGACAAGGACGACCTCACGAAGGTGCTGCCCGACGGCGAGATCGGCGAGCTCGTGTTCACCTCGCTCACCAAGGAGGCCATGCCGATCATCCGCTACCGCACCAAGGACCTCTCCACGCTCCTGCCCGGCGACGCCCGACCGAACATGCGCCGCATGAAGAAGGTCGCGACCCGCACCGACGACATGATCATCCTGCGCGGCGTGAACATGTTCCCGTCGCAGATTGAGGAGCTCGCGCTCGGCCAGCAGGCGCTCAGCCCCTACTACCACCTCGAGCTCACGCGCCCGAAGCGGATGGACGAGCTCACGGTCGTGATCGAGCGCCGCCCCGAGTACACGATGGCCGAGGCCCAGGCCTGCGGCGAGCACCTGCGCCACGACATCAAGATCCGCATCGGCTCGTCGGTGCGCATCCACGTCGTCGACCCGAACACGGTCGCCCGTTCCGAGGGCAAGGCGAAGCGGATCTTCGATTACCGCGACCGACCGCAGTCGGAGCTGCCCGACCACTACCGCCCGCTCACGCGCTAG
- a CDS encoding TetR/AcrR family transcriptional regulator produces the protein MSIPSTKPDAPRRGRPGNDRDDVISAAVRLFNEHGYEATTIGMIADQLGVSKSAIYHHVRSKEELLAAALDHAMGALEAVLDDPQAATGDVVDRLEYVMRGTVTVLTGELAEVTLLLRLRGNTELERRVLERRRHFDRAVAQLVQDVADEENIRADIDPRAATRLVFGMINSITEWYRPDGPLDGQALGDLVVRLVFQGLRARS, from the coding sequence ATGAGTATCCCCAGCACCAAGCCCGACGCGCCCCGCCGCGGCCGCCCCGGCAACGACCGCGACGACGTCATCTCTGCGGCCGTGCGTCTGTTCAACGAGCACGGCTACGAGGCCACCACGATCGGCATGATCGCCGACCAGCTCGGCGTCTCGAAGTCGGCGATCTACCATCACGTACGCAGTAAAGAAGAGCTGCTCGCGGCCGCACTCGACCACGCCATGGGTGCGCTCGAGGCGGTGCTCGATGACCCGCAGGCCGCGACCGGCGATGTCGTCGACCGCCTCGAATACGTGATGCGCGGCACCGTCACGGTGCTGACTGGCGAACTTGCCGAGGTGACGCTGCTGCTGCGACTGCGCGGCAACACCGAGCTCGAACGGCGGGTGCTCGAACGCCGGCGCCACTTCGACCGCGCGGTCGCCCAGCTCGTGCAGGACGTCGCCGACGAAGAAAACATTCGCGCCGACATCGACCCGCGCGCGGCGACGCGACTCGTCTTCGGCATGATCAACTCGATCACCGAGTGGTATCGCCCCGACGGCCCCCTGGACGGGCAGGCCCTGGGCGACCTCGTCGTGCGACTGGTCTTCCAGGGCCTACGCGCGCGAAGCTAA